Proteins co-encoded in one Streptomyces sp. NBC_01283 genomic window:
- a CDS encoding GerW family sporulation protein, translating to MTAPENAPPGATTADHAFTVLLEKLAGKLGGRSPGAIVFGEPIVSQGVTVIPLARIGFGFGGNAGQKAGEDGLVGGGEARPLGFIEIKEGRTTYKPIRDPWVNVLVGVAGGLLAGAAGAAILRYLARRGPAPR from the coding sequence ATGACCGCCCCCGAGAACGCGCCGCCGGGAGCGACGACGGCCGACCATGCCTTCACCGTTCTGCTGGAAAAGCTGGCCGGCAAGCTCGGCGGCCGGTCCCCGGGCGCCATCGTGTTCGGCGAGCCCATCGTGAGCCAGGGCGTCACCGTGATCCCCCTGGCGCGCATCGGGTTCGGCTTCGGCGGCAACGCCGGCCAGAAGGCCGGTGAGGACGGCCTGGTCGGCGGGGGCGAAGCAAGGCCGCTCGGCTTCATCGAGATCAAAGAAGGCAGGACCACGTACAAGCCCATCCGCGATCCCTGGGTGAACGTCCTCGTAGGGGTGGCGGGCGGCCTTCTGGCCGGGGCGGCCGGGGCGGCGATCCTTCGCTACCTGGCGCGACGGGGGCCGGCTCCTCGGTAG
- a CDS encoding KamA family radical SAM protein, with the protein MTGKSPSPMKMRAVPGARLAHLPQVQRLDPAVRRDIEVVSAVLPFKVNNYVLDELIDWDRAPDDPIYRLTFPDRDMLPEPAYQEVAELIDRKAPRAELRSAVNRARLQLNPHPGEQLQANVPEDETGSLVGLQHKYRETVLVFPGQGQTCHAYCGYCFRWAQFIGVAELKQAVSGPEQALQYLAAHPEVSDVLFTGGDPMIMSTDRLRSYLSPLLEPRFAHIRNIRIGTKALSYWPYRFTTDADATDLLRLLEEATAAGRHVAVMAHFSHVRELETDACRQAIRRIRDTGAVIRAQAPLVRHVNDDPAVWAQMWRTMTRLGVAPYYMFVERDTGASQYFELPLDRAVSIYRDAISSVSGLERTARGPVMSASPGKVAVDGIARIAGQDVFCCRFLQARDPNWVGRPFFAKHDEHAVWFDDLKPAFDEPWFWQTEPFGQDR; encoded by the coding sequence ATGACGGGGAAGTCCCCCAGCCCCATGAAGATGCGGGCGGTTCCCGGGGCGCGGCTGGCCCACTTGCCTCAGGTACAGCGGCTGGACCCTGCCGTCCGCCGGGACATCGAGGTGGTGAGCGCGGTCCTGCCGTTCAAGGTCAACAACTACGTGCTCGACGAACTCATCGACTGGGACAGGGCTCCCGACGATCCGATCTACCGGCTGACCTTCCCCGACCGCGACATGCTGCCCGAGCCGGCATACCAGGAGGTCGCCGAACTGATCGACCGCAAGGCGCCCCGCGCGGAACTGCGCAGCGCCGTCAACAGGGCTCGGCTGCAGCTCAACCCCCACCCCGGGGAGCAGCTGCAGGCGAACGTCCCCGAGGACGAGACGGGCTCGCTCGTCGGTCTGCAGCACAAGTACCGGGAGACGGTGCTGGTGTTCCCCGGACAGGGCCAGACCTGCCACGCGTACTGCGGATACTGCTTCCGCTGGGCCCAGTTCATCGGCGTCGCGGAACTGAAGCAGGCCGTGTCCGGGCCGGAGCAAGCTCTCCAGTATCTTGCGGCCCACCCCGAGGTCTCGGATGTGCTGTTCACCGGCGGGGACCCGATGATCATGTCTACGGACCGGCTCCGGTCCTACCTCTCCCCGCTGCTGGAACCCCGTTTCGCACACATCCGCAACATCCGCATCGGGACGAAGGCACTGTCCTACTGGCCCTACCGCTTCACCACCGACGCCGATGCGACGGACCTGCTGCGCCTTCTGGAAGAGGCGACTGCGGCGGGTCGGCACGTGGCCGTGATGGCGCACTTCTCCCATGTCCGCGAGTTGGAGACGGATGCCTGCCGGCAGGCCATCCGGCGGATCAGGGATACCGGCGCCGTCATCCGTGCGCAGGCACCTCTGGTGCGCCATGTGAATGACGACCCGGCCGTGTGGGCCCAGATGTGGCGGACGATGACCCGACTCGGTGTGGCGCCGTACTACATGTTCGTGGAGCGGGACACCGGAGCCAGCCAGTACTTCGAGTTGCCGCTGGACCGAGCCGTGTCCATCTACCGCGACGCGATCTCATCGGTCTCCGGGCTGGAGCGCACGGCGCGCGGGCCGGTCATGTCCGCCTCGCCCGGCAAGGTGGCAGTCGACGGCATCGCCCGCATCGCCGGCCAGGACGTGTTCTGCTGCCGCTTTCTGCAGGCGCGCGATCCGAACTGGGTCGGCCGGCCGTTCTTCGCCAAGCACGACGAGCACGCGGTGTGGTTCGACGACCTCAAGCCGGCGTTCGACGAACCGTGGTTCTGGCAGACGGAGCCATTTGGCCAGGACCGCTGA
- a CDS encoding aspartate aminotransferase family protein yields the protein MARLSPVLKPATPVTVSHAKGLDVYGDDGQRYLDFTAGIGVTSTGHCHPWVVDAIAYQASRLIHGQYVTVRHRPLLDLCDRLGQVLPAELQSLFFANSGSEAMESALRLARQATRRPNVIVFHGGFHGRTVGAASMTTSSPRFRTGHAPLMAGVHIAPFPSAYRYGWSEDEATRFALQELDFLLATVTAPEDTAALIVEPVLGEGGFIPATAAFMQGLRERADRHGFLLVVDEVQTGFGRTGRFWGHQHFGVEPDILVAAKGMTSGLPLSVMATSERLMSAAPAGSQGGTYGGNAVACAAALATLDVIADEELVANASLQGLRLAEGLMEIAEEHEVVGDIRGLGLMLGWEFSSPDGRPDPEKALRVQQEAIAQGLLVQIGGPLRNVLRLLPALIVEEAQVDQAVSALSRALASATGLSRTGMTKERA from the coding sequence ATGGCACGCTTATCGCCCGTTCTCAAGCCAGCGACTCCGGTCACCGTCAGTCACGCAAAAGGGCTGGACGTGTACGGAGACGACGGGCAGCGATATCTGGACTTCACTGCCGGGATCGGGGTCACCAGCACCGGCCACTGTCACCCGTGGGTGGTCGACGCGATCGCCTACCAGGCCAGTCGACTGATCCACGGCCAGTACGTGACCGTGCGACACCGGCCCCTGCTCGACCTGTGTGACCGTTTGGGGCAGGTACTTCCGGCTGAGCTGCAGTCCCTGTTCTTCGCCAACTCCGGCAGTGAGGCGATGGAGTCGGCGCTGCGCCTGGCCCGGCAGGCCACAAGGCGCCCGAACGTCATCGTGTTCCACGGCGGCTTCCACGGCCGGACCGTCGGCGCCGCGTCGATGACCACCTCAAGCCCGCGATTCCGCACGGGGCACGCCCCTCTGATGGCCGGGGTGCACATCGCACCGTTCCCCTCCGCGTACCGGTACGGCTGGAGCGAGGACGAGGCCACCCGGTTCGCCCTGCAGGAACTCGACTTCCTCCTGGCGACCGTGACCGCCCCCGAGGACACCGCGGCTCTCATCGTGGAACCGGTATTGGGCGAGGGTGGATTCATCCCTGCCACCGCCGCTTTCATGCAAGGACTACGGGAGAGGGCCGACCGCCACGGGTTCCTCCTGGTGGTGGATGAGGTCCAGACCGGGTTCGGGCGGACGGGGCGGTTCTGGGGCCATCAGCACTTCGGCGTCGAGCCCGACATCCTGGTGGCCGCCAAGGGGATGACCAGCGGACTGCCGCTGTCGGTGATGGCCACGTCGGAACGGCTGATGAGCGCCGCCCCCGCGGGCTCACAAGGCGGAACCTACGGCGGCAACGCGGTGGCCTGCGCTGCGGCGCTGGCCACGCTCGACGTCATCGCGGACGAAGAACTCGTGGCGAACGCGTCTCTCCAGGGCCTCCGGCTCGCCGAGGGACTGATGGAGATCGCCGAGGAGCACGAGGTCGTGGGTGACATTCGCGGGCTCGGCCTCATGCTCGGCTGGGAGTTCTCGTCACCGGACGGCCGGCCGGACCCCGAGAAGGCGCTCCGTGTCCAGCAAGAGGCCATCGCCCAGGGGCTGCTGGTGCAGATCGGCGGACCACTGAGAAACGTACTGAGGCTGCTCCCCGCTCTGATCGTGGAGGAAGCCCAGGTTGACCAGGCAGTGAGTGCGCTGTCCCGGGCCCTTGCCTCGGCCACCGGGCTCTCGCGCACCGGCATGACGAAGGAGCGAGCATGA
- a CDS encoding alpha-hydroxy acid oxidase — MPDLDALLSLADFEQRWMAHADRPVAQYVAGGAGSDGVVATNTAAFDDVWLCPRGLHDGPAELDTSATVLGHELSFPLMLAPTSPQRLVHPDAELATGRAAAQRGLLSIVSTDSHFAYSQIAEAAPGRTWFQLFPYRSRTDVDATVEYAENCGASALVVTVDASFPARRLTTVRAGYRLPPGVDYGTLRTLGILQGDPPRGGRHEKIPVTWDDLKRIRARTSLPILVKGVLRPADARRCVDLGADATIVSNHGGRQLDGVLPALFALRSIVAAVPRTHPVILDGGIRSGIDLAKAIALGARAVCIGRPYLWGLGLGGQQGVERVVDLLHAEFSDALLQLGITTVEELDDSFVTTSCRHVRG, encoded by the coding sequence GTGCCCGACCTCGACGCACTCCTGTCGCTCGCCGACTTCGAGCAGCGCTGGATGGCTCACGCGGACCGGCCTGTCGCCCAGTACGTGGCAGGCGGAGCGGGATCGGACGGTGTGGTCGCCACCAACACGGCAGCGTTCGACGACGTATGGCTGTGCCCGCGGGGGCTGCACGACGGCCCCGCGGAACTCGACACATCGGCCACGGTGCTGGGCCATGAGCTCAGCTTCCCGCTCATGCTCGCGCCCACGAGCCCGCAGCGGCTGGTGCATCCGGACGCCGAACTGGCCACCGGACGAGCGGCGGCCCAGCGCGGCCTGCTGTCGATCGTCAGCACCGACTCGCACTTCGCCTACTCCCAGATCGCGGAAGCAGCGCCTGGCCGTACCTGGTTCCAGCTGTTCCCCTACCGCTCTCGCACGGACGTCGACGCCACGGTCGAGTACGCCGAGAACTGCGGCGCCTCGGCCCTGGTCGTCACGGTTGACGCATCATTCCCGGCGCGGCGGCTGACCACGGTGCGGGCGGGCTACCGGCTGCCCCCCGGCGTCGACTACGGAACCCTGCGAACCCTGGGAATCCTGCAGGGCGATCCACCACGCGGCGGTCGGCACGAAAAGATCCCTGTCACCTGGGACGATCTCAAGCGCATTCGCGCCCGGACCTCCCTGCCGATCCTCGTCAAAGGCGTGCTCCGGCCGGCCGACGCCCGGCGCTGCGTCGATCTGGGTGCCGACGCGACCATCGTCTCCAACCACGGCGGCCGTCAGCTGGATGGTGTCCTGCCGGCCCTGTTCGCCCTGCGCTCGATCGTCGCGGCCGTCCCGCGAACTCACCCGGTGATCCTCGACGGCGGGATCCGCTCCGGCATCGACCTCGCCAAGGCGATCGCGCTCGGAGCCCGGGCGGTGTGCATCGGCAGACCCTACCTCTGGGGGCTCGGCCTCGGCGGTCAGCAGGGAGTGGAACGCGTAGTGGACCTCCTGCACGCCGAATTCAGCGACGCCCTCCTGCAGCTGGGAATCACCACGGTCGAGGAGTTGGACGACTCGTTCGTGACCACGTCGTGCCGTCACGTGCGCGGCTGA
- a CDS encoding 3-hydroxyacyl-ACP dehydratase FabZ family protein: MILLDTVGEFSPASLVATKAITGSEGCYRDLAEDTPLAGFAYPQALMVESFGQACSLLWTLAGLGPPDRIPLLVSVSDLAFRSSPFPGDVLEHEVRLVHSSSTACEFTGRSHVKGNSVLDVGSLLVASLPGPSPA, from the coding sequence ATGATTCTGCTCGACACCGTCGGGGAGTTCTCGCCCGCCTCGCTCGTCGCCACGAAGGCGATCACCGGCTCCGAAGGCTGTTACCGGGACCTCGCGGAGGACACGCCCCTCGCGGGCTTCGCGTACCCGCAGGCGCTCATGGTGGAGTCGTTCGGTCAGGCCTGTTCGCTTCTCTGGACGTTGGCCGGTCTCGGTCCGCCGGACCGCATCCCCTTGCTGGTCTCAGTGAGCGACCTGGCGTTCCGCTCGTCGCCCTTCCCGGGGGACGTCCTGGAACATGAGGTCCGACTCGTGCACAGTTCCAGCACCGCTTGCGAGTTCACGGGCCGGTCCCACGTGAAGGGCAACAGCGTGCTCGATGTCGGCTCCCTGCTGGTTGCTTCGCTGCCCGGCCCCTCCCCCGCGTGA
- a CDS encoding TauD/TfdA family dioxygenase produces the protein MTAPLFELTDRERSVLWQQAEEVVHHGPEAVGEDALPIRVKEAIQDFGRDSGERGFMLLRGLELGPLPPTHADGEPATLPGHGTAGLGMLIAETLGTMIGYADEKSGDLVHNVQPLPGEETRIEGSGSVAFDFHIENVHHSLRPDFIGLICLRQDHDGIASTRIASCREAMDLLKPETVESLRQCQFYSNYPGSFTREATVEPAPSGPHPVLFGSTDKPFMRFNSHNTTSLNKAGRAALRALAEALEDVCHDVILQPGDCALLDNNVAAHGRSAFEPRYDGQDRWLRRFYSIKSIPHSVLQMMDGSRVVPPIPAIEGIW, from the coding sequence ATGACTGCGCCGCTTTTCGAACTGACCGACCGAGAACGCTCCGTCCTGTGGCAGCAGGCCGAGGAGGTCGTCCACCACGGCCCCGAGGCCGTCGGCGAGGACGCCCTGCCCATACGCGTGAAGGAAGCGATACAGGACTTCGGCCGGGACTCGGGCGAGAGGGGTTTCATGCTCCTGCGCGGCCTGGAACTCGGCCCGCTCCCGCCCACACACGCCGACGGCGAACCGGCGACCCTACCGGGTCACGGCACGGCCGGCCTGGGCATGCTCATCGCCGAAACGCTCGGCACGATGATCGGCTACGCCGACGAGAAAAGCGGCGACCTGGTCCACAACGTGCAGCCGCTGCCCGGCGAGGAGACACGGATCGAGGGCTCCGGATCCGTGGCGTTCGACTTTCACATCGAGAACGTCCACCACTCGCTGCGCCCGGATTTCATCGGCCTGATCTGTCTCCGGCAGGACCACGACGGCATCGCGTCGACCCGCATCGCCTCCTGCCGCGAAGCGATGGACCTGCTCAAGCCCGAGACGGTGGAATCCCTGCGGCAGTGCCAGTTCTACAGCAACTACCCGGGCTCCTTCACCAGGGAGGCCACCGTGGAACCCGCTCCCTCGGGCCCCCACCCGGTCCTGTTCGGCAGCACCGACAAGCCGTTCATGCGCTTCAACTCCCACAACACCACCTCACTGAACAAGGCGGGCCGTGCCGCACTTCGCGCTCTTGCCGAGGCGCTCGAAGACGTCTGCCACGACGTGATCCTCCAGCCGGGCGACTGCGCCCTCCTGGACAACAACGTCGCGGCACACGGGCGTTCGGCGTTCGAGCCCCGCTACGACGGACAGGACCGATGGCTTCGGCGGTTCTACTCGATCAAGTCGATCCCGCACTCCGTGCTGCAGATGATGGACGGCTCGCGCGTCGTCCCGCCGATCCCGGCCATCGAAGGCATCTGGTGA
- a CDS encoding dimethylarginine dimethylaminohydrolase family protein, giving the protein MNRDLLMSSAAHFRIDYEINPYMDMSCQPDVKAALVEHEALSAAHRAAGRTVRVMESAPECPDMVYTANGAFVCDQRALLGAPPAARQEEIPYFRSALKESGFDVFDAPYPFSGQGDALACGRFLLAGYGRRTDRRIHAFIAELFGHEMVPLQTASDQWYDLDLAVAVIDGRTLAYHPQALAAPSRGRLRDLGLDLIEVGAQEARAFALNLISDGTTVTMTVGAPRLAATLRERGLTVAELDTTQLRKGGGGIRCTALTLDNPAPADASPFPLS; this is encoded by the coding sequence ATGAACCGTGACCTGCTGATGTCCAGCGCTGCCCATTTCCGCATCGACTATGAGATCAACCCCTACATGGACATGAGCTGCCAGCCCGACGTCAAGGCAGCCTTGGTCGAGCACGAGGCGCTCTCCGCCGCGCACCGAGCGGCCGGACGCACCGTCCGCGTCATGGAGTCAGCTCCCGAGTGCCCGGATATGGTCTACACCGCCAACGGCGCGTTTGTTTGCGACCAGCGCGCGTTACTGGGCGCCCCGCCGGCCGCGCGCCAGGAGGAGATCCCCTACTTCCGCTCCGCACTCAAGGAGAGCGGGTTCGACGTCTTCGACGCGCCGTACCCCTTCAGCGGCCAGGGTGACGCGCTGGCCTGCGGCCGGTTCCTGCTCGCCGGGTACGGGCGCCGCACCGACCGGCGCATACACGCCTTCATCGCCGAGCTGTTCGGCCACGAGATGGTACCGCTGCAGACCGCGAGTGATCAGTGGTACGACCTGGACCTGGCCGTCGCGGTCATCGACGGGCGCACCCTCGCCTACCACCCGCAGGCGCTGGCGGCCCCGAGCCGCGGCCGGCTGCGCGACCTGGGCCTGGACCTCATCGAGGTCGGTGCGCAGGAGGCCCGCGCGTTCGCCCTCAACCTCATCAGCGACGGCACGACGGTCACCATGACCGTGGGCGCCCCCAGGCTCGCTGCCACCCTGCGCGAACGCGGCCTGACCGTAGCCGAACTGGACACCACCCAACTCCGCAAAGGCGGTGGCGGCATACGCTGCACCGCCCTCACCCTCGACAACCCGGCCCCGGCCGACGCGTCCCCCTTCCCGCTGTCGTAG
- a CDS encoding acyl carrier protein, with product MQELDHPAVRIRSIVADILDLSLNEIDDDQDFIDSYRADSLNLIEIVAQLEKYYQVELPLDELQRARSVNALRDLLVRLLDGTRVPDSAG from the coding sequence ATGCAGGAACTCGACCACCCGGCCGTACGCATCCGATCGATCGTCGCCGACATTCTGGACCTGAGTTTGAACGAGATCGACGACGACCAGGACTTCATCGACTCCTACCGGGCGGATTCCCTCAACCTGATCGAGATCGTCGCCCAGCTCGAGAAGTACTACCAGGTGGAGCTGCCCCTGGACGAGCTGCAACGCGCACGCTCCGTCAACGCCCTTCGGGACCTGCTCGTCAGGCTCCTGGACGGAACCCGGGTCCCGGATTCGGCGGGTTAG
- a CDS encoding helix-turn-helix domain-containing protein translates to MSDFDAIDSLLASVTPQATLPPHAARRELREQARLSKTQIAQALGVSPSTIAAWENSRDPAGEVRTRYAYLLQGLAAKAAEESPGAAPWTQETAPTAAQQTAPVPAPETTSEPAGAAATSGPAGDEDDVEALALPEPCVLCGQPARQRVAGFPQHLDSAHCQNPAPPTAPAASALAAPAAATPAAEPQPPSTPRHSAAPSGAQHPGPAGRTKTPTRRAFQPSDNPVGLITRAVQSTLAQHHGDVEAATAALVKKAVPDAMALLDETRKGARYDVIAHPWIPDVLKKQTSRGPDQIWEARPKWTRPQLPPGHHQVTALDINGAYLSALKTHLPIGQLEHSTNTGHDRRRAGIHLITPPAWEHDAYLPNPIGERDEPGPLWVTEPTLRLLLRLSGSKYGLCEAPEVHESYTSGATENLLEKFRIALKDARDTAIADGDAVTLEYVKAMYSKFVSTMGESNYNRELYRPDWMHIIRSQAFANLWMKALKAHDEGLAVVRAMGTDELHVIGDWRRVFPEGRGVTEVKVKDLYTAGTDTMGEKR, encoded by the coding sequence ATGAGTGACTTCGATGCGATCGACTCGCTCCTCGCCTCCGTGACCCCCCAAGCCACGTTGCCCCCACATGCAGCACGACGGGAACTGCGAGAACAAGCCCGCCTGTCGAAGACACAGATTGCTCAGGCGCTCGGGGTGAGCCCGTCCACAATCGCCGCCTGGGAAAACAGCCGGGATCCCGCGGGCGAGGTCCGCACCCGCTACGCCTACCTCCTGCAGGGCCTGGCCGCCAAAGCCGCCGAAGAATCGCCCGGCGCCGCCCCCTGGACTCAAGAGACCGCCCCGACCGCAGCCCAGCAGACCGCTCCGGTGCCGGCACCGGAGACAACGTCAGAACCGGCCGGCGCAGCCGCCACCTCAGGCCCGGCAGGGGACGAGGACGACGTCGAAGCCTTGGCCCTGCCGGAGCCGTGTGTGTTGTGTGGCCAGCCGGCCCGGCAGCGCGTGGCCGGCTTCCCCCAGCACCTGGATTCCGCCCACTGCCAAAACCCCGCCCCGCCCACCGCCCCCGCCGCATCGGCTCTCGCTGCACCGGCTGCCGCCACACCAGCCGCCGAACCGCAGCCCCCCTCCACACCCCGCCACTCCGCCGCCCCATCCGGCGCGCAGCACCCTGGCCCGGCCGGGCGCACCAAGACGCCGACCCGACGTGCATTCCAGCCCTCCGACAATCCGGTCGGCCTGATCACCCGCGCCGTCCAGAGCACCCTCGCGCAGCATCACGGCGACGTGGAAGCAGCGACCGCAGCCTTGGTGAAGAAGGCGGTCCCGGACGCGATGGCCCTGCTGGACGAGACCCGCAAAGGCGCCCGCTACGACGTCATCGCCCACCCCTGGATCCCAGACGTCCTCAAAAAGCAGACCTCCCGCGGCCCGGACCAGATCTGGGAAGCCCGCCCCAAATGGACCCGGCCCCAACTCCCGCCCGGCCACCACCAGGTCACCGCCCTAGACATCAACGGCGCCTACCTCTCCGCCCTCAAAACCCATCTGCCGATCGGCCAGCTCGAACACTCCACCAACACCGGCCACGACCGCCGCCGCGCCGGCATCCACCTCATCACCCCACCCGCCTGGGAGCACGACGCCTACTTGCCCAACCCGATCGGCGAGCGCGACGAGCCCGGCCCCCTGTGGGTCACCGAGCCCACCCTGCGCCTGCTGCTGCGCCTGTCGGGCTCGAAGTACGGGCTGTGCGAGGCGCCGGAAGTCCACGAGTCCTACACATCGGGGGCGACGGAGAACCTGCTGGAGAAGTTCCGCATCGCGCTCAAGGACGCCCGCGACACCGCCATCGCCGACGGCGACGCGGTCACCCTGGAGTACGTGAAGGCGATGTACTCGAAGTTCGTCTCCACCATGGGGGAGTCGAACTACAACCGGGAGCTGTACCGGCCGGACTGGATGCACATCATCCGCTCCCAGGCCTTCGCCAACCTCTGGATGAAGGCGCTCAAAGCCCACGACGAAGGACTCGCCGTCGTCCGAGCGATGGGCACCGACGAACTCCACGTCATCGGCGACTGGCGCCGTGTCTTCCCCGAAGGCCGCGGGGTTACCGAGGTCAAGGTCAAAGACCTCTACACCGCAGGCACCGACACGATGGGGGAGAAGCGGTAA
- a CDS encoding DMT family transporter: MLKPHGGEAPHRSPAPGRGRSGRLLPGLGLAVAAAVAMGGAAPALKALGTTGLTAVQIIQARAIVGAALLLLVAATLHRGQLRVRARDMWLVLLYGAISLALNQVAFTMALVRLPVGVALLVEYLSPLLVALWVRLVQRKQISGLVWAGICLTLIGLSLTGKVWSGGGLDGPGLGLALLAALTLASRFLLAERGLRSYEPLVMSAWGATVGAVTLTLVTLFEPFPLDALGRDAALNDWTVPVWALVIWVGVIGMAGGLALGAAAQRRLPPTSASLMLTLEVVAGAVLAYIVLGEVLSPEQLAGSAMMLAGIVLAQLAVLRRPPPPDDR; encoded by the coding sequence ATGCTGAAACCGCACGGTGGCGAAGCGCCGCATCGCTCGCCCGCTCCTGGCCGCGGCAGGAGCGGCCGGCTGCTGCCCGGGCTCGGCCTGGCGGTCGCAGCCGCCGTCGCGATGGGCGGCGCGGCGCCGGCGCTGAAGGCCCTGGGGACGACCGGGCTCACGGCCGTTCAGATCATTCAGGCCCGAGCGATCGTGGGAGCCGCGCTGCTGCTGCTCGTCGCCGCGACCCTCCACCGCGGACAACTGCGCGTGCGAGCGCGCGACATGTGGCTGGTCCTCCTTTACGGCGCCATCAGCCTCGCCCTGAACCAGGTCGCGTTCACCATGGCCCTGGTACGGCTCCCGGTGGGCGTGGCCCTGCTGGTGGAGTACCTGTCCCCGCTGCTGGTCGCACTCTGGGTGCGGCTCGTCCAGCGCAAACAGATCTCCGGCCTGGTGTGGGCGGGGATCTGCCTCACCCTCATCGGCTTGTCCCTCACCGGGAAAGTGTGGTCCGGGGGCGGTCTGGACGGGCCCGGCCTGGGGCTGGCACTCCTGGCCGCGCTGACTCTGGCAAGCCGCTTCCTGCTCGCCGAGCGAGGCCTGCGCAGCTACGAGCCGCTGGTCATGTCAGCCTGGGGGGCCACCGTGGGTGCCGTCACCCTCACGCTGGTCACCCTCTTCGAACCGTTCCCGCTCGACGCGCTGGGGCGAGATGCTGCGCTCAACGACTGGACCGTCCCGGTCTGGGCGCTGGTGATCTGGGTGGGAGTGATCGGCATGGCCGGCGGCCTGGCGCTCGGCGCCGCCGCCCAGCGCCGGCTCCCGCCGACCTCGGCCAGCCTCATGCTGACCCTGGAGGTGGTGGCCGGAGCCGTACTCGCCTACATCGTGCTCGGCGAGGTGCTGTCACCGGAACAACTGGCCGGATCCGCCATGATGCTCGCCGGAATCGTGCTGGCGCAGCTCGCCGTCCTGAGGCGCCCGCCGCCGCCCGACGACCGATGA
- the fabG gene encoding 3-oxoacyl-ACP reductase FabG yields MSHDSSEAGAAAEAGPVALVTGGSRGIGRAIAIRLARDGFDVALCYHSDAAAAEVTAKEVRDAGRRVLVRRVDVADRDGVRGFVADTEDGFGPIAAAVASAGITRDRPLMLMSDDEWDTVLRTNLDGTANLLRAVARPMARRGAGAIVTLSSAAGVVGNAGQANYSASKAGIIALTQAMAKEFARLGVRANAVAPGFIDTDMVAAVSKSAVLDRIPLRRFGTPEEVAGMVSYLLSPQAGYVTGQVFRIDGGVAL; encoded by the coding sequence ATGTCCCATGATTCGAGCGAGGCCGGCGCGGCCGCGGAAGCCGGCCCGGTGGCCCTGGTGACCGGCGGGTCACGGGGGATAGGGCGGGCGATCGCGATACGGCTGGCGCGCGACGGGTTCGACGTTGCGTTGTGCTACCACTCCGACGCGGCCGCAGCCGAAGTGACGGCCAAGGAGGTCCGTGATGCCGGGCGGCGGGTGCTGGTCCGGCGCGTCGACGTCGCCGACCGCGACGGGGTTCGCGGCTTCGTCGCCGATACCGAGGACGGGTTCGGGCCCATCGCAGCGGCCGTGGCATCCGCCGGGATCACCCGGGACCGACCGCTCATGCTGATGTCCGACGACGAGTGGGACACGGTGCTGCGGACCAACCTCGACGGCACCGCCAACCTGCTGCGCGCGGTGGCCCGCCCGATGGCCCGGCGTGGAGCCGGGGCGATCGTCACGCTGTCGTCGGCCGCGGGAGTGGTCGGCAACGCCGGGCAGGCCAACTACTCCGCGTCCAAGGCCGGGATCATCGCGCTCACCCAGGCGATGGCGAAGGAGTTCGCGCGGCTCGGTGTGCGCGCCAATGCCGTGGCCCCCGGCTTCATCGACACCGACATGGTCGCCGCGGTGTCCAAGAGCGCTGTCCTCGACCGCATACCGCTGCGCCGCTTCGGCACACCCGAGGAGGTGGCCGGGATGGTCTCCTACCTGCTCTCGCCCCAGGCCGGATATGTCACGGGCCAGGTGTTCCGCATCGACGGCGGCGTGGCACTGTGA